A stretch of Eleutherodactylus coqui strain aEleCoq1 chromosome 9, aEleCoq1.hap1, whole genome shotgun sequence DNA encodes these proteins:
- the ZBTB14 gene encoding zinc finger and BTB domain-containing protein 14 → MDFFISMSESLKYNDDDHKTLFLKTLNEQRLEGEFCDIAIVVEDVKFRAHRCVLAACSTYFKKLFKKLEVDSSSVIEIDFLRSDIFEEVLNYMYTSKIAVKKEDVNLMMSSGQILGIRFLDKLCSQKRDVSATDQNPSSPKTKYAYETSLKISRQVGEPSDNQDDDVEEIGDHDDSPSDDTVEGAPPVHEEEKLPASTLRVQEAILKELGSEEVRKVNCYGQEVEAMETTEPKELVSQTPQALTFNEGISEVKDEPTPAWTTATGDMKFEYLLYGHREQFACQACGKTFTDEARLRKHEKLHTADRPFVCEMCAKAFTTQAHLKEHLKIHTGFKPYSCEVCAKSFIRAPDLKKHERVHSNERPFACHHCDKAFKHKSHLKDHERRHRGEKPFICASCTKAFAKASDLKRHENNMHSEQRKQVTTSAIQSETEQLQAAAMAAEAEQQLETIACS, encoded by the exons ATG gatttttttataaGCATGTCTGAATCACTGAAGTATAATGATGATGATCATAAGACTCTATTTTTAAAGACTCTCAATGAGCAAAGACTAGAAGGTGAATTCTGTGATATTGCCATTGTTGTTGAAGACGTGAAGTTCAGGGCACACAGGTGTGTCCTTGCAGCTTGCAGTACATACTTTAAGAAACTTTTCAAGAAACTTGAAGTTGATAGTTCATCTGTCATAGAAATTGATTTTCTGCGGTCTGACATATTTGAAGAAGTTCTCAACTATATGTATACATCAAAAATTGCTGTCAAGAAGGAAGATGTAAATTTGATGATGTCTTCAGGTCAGATACTTGGTATAAGGTTTTTGGATAAGCTATGCTCTCAGAAGCGTGATGTTTCTGCCACCGATCAGAATCCTTCATCTCCAAAGACTAAATATGCTTATGAGACCAGCCTGAAAATAAGTCGTCAAGTTGGAGAGCCCAGTGACAATCAAGATGATGATGTAGAAGAAATTGGAGATCATGATGATAGTCCTTCAGATGACACTGTTGAGGGGGCTCCTCCAGTCCATGAGGAGGAGAAGTTGCCTGCATCTACACTGCGAGTTCAGGAAGCAATCCTTAAAGAACTAGGTAGTGAAGAAGTGCGAAAAGTTAATTGCTACGGTCAGGAAGTTGAAGCAATGGAGACAACCGAACCTAAAGAGTTGGTATCACAAACGCCACAAGCTCTGACGTTTAATGAGGGCATTAGTGAAGTAAAAGATGAACCAACACCGGCATGGACAACTGCAACAGGAGATATGAAATTTGAGTATTTGCTTTACGGTCACAGGGAACAATTTGCATGTCAAGCATGTGGTAAAACATTTACTGATGAAGCCCGTTTACGAAAGCATGAGAAATTGCACACAGCCGATAGACCATTTGTGTGTGAAATGTGTGCCAAAGCATTCACGACCCAGGCTCACCTAAAAGAGCATCTGAAAATTCATACTGGTTTCAAGCCCTACAGCTGTGAAGTATGTGCCAAATCTTTTATCCGAGCACCGGATCTTAAAAAGCATGAAAGGGTGCACAGTAATGAGAGGCCGTTTGCATGCCACCATTGCGATAAAGCCTTTAAACATAAATCTCATCTTAAAGATCATGAAAGAAGGCACCGCGGAGAAAAACCATTTATTTGTGCTTCATGTACAAAAGCTTTTGCCAAGGCCTCAGATCTGAAGCGCCATGAAAATAATATGCACAGTGAACAACGCAAGCAAGTGACAACCAGTGCCATACAGAGTGAGACGGAGCAATTACAGGCGGCAGCAATGGCTGCTGAAGCAGAACAGCAACTGGAAACCATAGCTTGTAGTTAA